A segment of the Ischnura elegans chromosome 13 unlocalized genomic scaffold, ioIscEleg1.1 SUPER_13_unloc_1, whole genome shotgun sequence genome:
catttttatgttcaaAGTTTTTGCTACTCTGGCTTGCATTAGTCTAATCGTGAGACCAATAAATTAAATTGCTATGCGAGGAAAGAGCTTGCTTGCCGACATTAGCAGAATAGGAAACATCACGGAGAGCGGGTCGCCTCCGATAGGCGGCATGGTAATGACCTGAAAAATTGTTGGTAAAATTGTcgtcaatattaataaattggtcATAGATATTCATTACATTACAGAAATATTATCCGAAACAAATAGTAGGAAATAGAAAGATATGCGCTAACttctatttttgaaaacaatctCGCCGATCGGGCAGCCGCCGATAGGCGGCggagataatgtttaaaaattaacggtttaaaaatgaaattcagcgaaaatattggtgtaaaatttgtttatgtAAAGCAACGGTtggtaaacaaaagaaaaagattCCCGGTCCTAAGTAAAGTCGTGTCCTGAATGTTCGCACCGAATGTGTTAATCAAAGTGTTACCATTATTCTATATGTGTGAGTAATAGGGTAAACCCAATCAGTTTACAGAGCACTGGAATGCTTGATAATAATGTGGTAAATATAAACGGAATTTTCCTCTTCGGGATGTCCCCATCGTATCCTCCAAAGTATATGCAGCCATATTCATCGCTGAAAGGAGAACAAATGAACTAAATGGATGTCATCTTTGAAGGAAATTAAGGAATGTTAACCGAAAATACAACTTAAATATCAATATTTGGTCCATAAACAACCACTGCCAAAATTATGCCAACAGTTTTCAACTTTCTTAAAACAAACTCTGCTCTGATAGAAATCCATGTTTTGGTGAGTCAGATTAGTAGTACTTTCCtggatttaaaatttaacattcgTTTGGCATCAATTAGTATATTATTGCTTTAACAAAAGTTATACATCGGAAATAATTTCGGGATTCGGAATATGGAGTTTTTGAATCTGTTCGTAAGAATCATTGCtttgaaatgaaggaaaaaatacaaggaaagaCCACGTACCTTACTCCggctttttcaatgccgtattttttatggcctttggaatgATAAACACATCTCTCAACTACAAGtagttccgttgaatgggccttagtttggctgtaattaattaattttcatgcggtattttcacaagccgtatataatttcaaaatttcgctCCACTCAGAAGATGGGTCAGGTAGGGAAGCGGTAGCGCACGAATTCCCACCCAGGGGGCCGGGGGTCGGGGCTTCTTCATAGTAGTTTaatttgttgtcttcattgtgatcatacggcgtcaagtttttcattaattttaattgcagcagtCTTAGACAGGCAATTTTTTATCATcgtaatggcgtttaggtatttcaTCAGTGTCATTTCAAGCGatgagatacgacgactacactagctaGGGTTGGTGTGCActaaatattcactttttcttttcttatgctGATCAacatccacattaaaaatgaaaaccactcttgcgacAGCAAATATCATGAAATGCTTGCGGCGAGCAGCAATAAGGGTACAGAAATAATTAATACGAACACAAAActaatataaaatgccatatttctcgggCACTTTTAATTCGTATTTCAAGAGTTCGAGATTAAGTgatcactttactccaaagggagtttacttacacaatACCTATGTGCTTCAACAATCATTCcgaaatacaatttcaattaacaaataggatgaaataaaatttggttacCCTGGGCCACGCGCGCTGGCGTATGAAATACGTCAAttttcgaaaaccaaggatttcatcaTTGTACGTACATACTGGGCTTGAATTATTtggtgtattcctacaatgtactttgactgtttATATTGCAAGTGTTCAAAGTtggaggtattgtagctaatttttttagatcagcaagaggaacccgtcacacgtggcgtataaattacgccgcgtgaCCGGCCGTGCACCACCGGtacctttatatttttattagctaTAAATATACAAGATTGacctaatttctacaaataaagattaatttaaaaagtggagtgttatcatatatgcacatatcatgagCAAAGTACGCTATTCGCCCGGTTGTGTAAAAATAACAGTCGAGCCTGCTATAGGGTTATTAGCAACAATTACGCCAAATGCGTCTTGTGCTCGCAGCTTCCAAAAATATTCCGTAACCCTTCCAAGGGGCCAACCAACTAATGTTATTTCTTCGAAAAAACGCCACTTTTAAACCCCCTTTGATCTtttggtatgtttttgaggagagtagtaAGTGTAGCCTTCATTTCTCCGCGGTTGAAATGGCATGTTTAAATatctaaacgccattatgatgataagaAATTGTGCCATGCCTAAGCTTACCGCaattaaagttaatgaaaaacttgacgccgtataatcacaatgaagacaaaaaatttaattaccaagaagaagccccgaaccctggccccctgggtgGAATGACGTTCGCTACCACAACCCCACCTGACCCATCTTCTAAGTGGagcgaaattttgaaattatatacggcttgtgaatatatcgcatgaaaaataattaattagagccaaactaaggcccataaaatggaaccactactagttcagagatgtgttcatcATCCCAAGGCCattaaaaatacggcattgagaAAAGCGGCGCAaggtttcgtggtctccccttgtgaaaCGCTTCTCTACTCTTCAAAGGCAATTCTTATATAAAACAAATAAGAacactgttttttttacaaacaaatatcatttcattactgCCAAACATATCTCTAAGAGTAGGAAGATAAATTATGACTAAATCTTGTTGATATTCAAAAtagtttacattaaaaatttataaaatgacttAATGGCCAACAGACGAGTGCTTTGGGTAacgaattgaatattttaattgaaactatGATAGGCTCTGAAAAACGCTcccatcatttttaaaattaagatgaaattgATCTCTCCTACCCAATGACAAAGAGAAAAAACACTGAAATGTATTTTAGTGCAGATATGGACAGTGTTCATAGTTAAATAGGTACAAAATGGAAGCTAACGAATAGGACACGAATACATGATATTATACGACGAAAGAAAAGGGGAATAATTTGTCTGAGGAATAAAAAGAGGACTCACCGTCGCCTTGGCTATCAGTGTTGGCACCACGTGGTTACAGTACAAAGAGTGAAGGAGAGGGACATGCTGATGAAGAAGAGCTCTTCCTAATGTGGATCCATAATAAGTGATAATTCCAGGCACTGCCGCTGCCAGGTAACACACCTTACCCGCATGTGTCCTCCGATCCAATGCATATCTCATACCCCAATGGAACGCCCCGCCCCTCTTACTCCTCCCCACCTCCTGTAGAGCCCGCATCCACTCACATTCACAATCTGCATCGCTCTGTCCATACGGCAACGCCTCATTTCCAAAGACTAACTTGAGAGATAATTTCGAGAGGGCCCAAGCTAAATAAGTACATACACTTTTATCACTACTACCCGAGCAAACCTTCGCGCCGAAATACACAGTCTCAGTCTCCAAATCACAAAATGAACGCCATACAGTCCCATACCATTGAGTCCCGCCCAAGTCCGCAAACTTATACTTCATCCTTCCAATGTCATTAGACTCGCAGTCCACCACTATTTTCACCCGATCATGACCACTCAGATACTTCATTATACACTTAGTGATCTCATCTtcatcatacagtctctcataATACGTACGCATGGTGTCTACCCCATCTCCATATACAATAGTAGTCCTACACAACATGGCGTTCACGCACTCCTGCCTAGCTTTTGCCGCATCAGAGGGAAGCGCAATCACGGCAGTCTCCTCTCCCAGGCCAAACTTAATTGACGTTACATGCTCTGCAGTTGAGGTAATTGCCTCTTCCAAGCACTGCAAGAGTTCGTCACGTCCACACACCTGTGCTTTGAGTCCCTTCAAGGAGAAGGTCAACTGACGCagtagaaatttcatttcattcctcaATGCATCCACGGAGGACTT
Coding sequences within it:
- the LOC124172587 gene encoding uncharacterized protein LOC124172587 isoform X2, with product MSVNGADRVAKEFVEERLFAGLVTGSFLQHKELLDMLEDVDASGVRQKTLLHVGVSLGKADCVEELLARGAKPELTDDNQVDALSLAEEMARRFPEDMERSEVLKLVSLVHRRDQVIRRHLQSSFSTSATYPTPVATPDKDIASLKSSVDALRNEMKFLLRQLTFSLKGLKAQVCGRDELLQCLEEAITSTAEHVTSIKFGLGEETAVIALPSDAAKARQECVNAMLCRTTIVYGDGVDTMRTYYERLYDEDEITKCIMKYLSGHDRVKIVVDCESNDIGRMKYKFADLGGTQWYGTVWRSFCDLETETVYFGAKVCSGSSDKSVCTYLAWALSKLSLKLVFGNEALPYGQSDADCECEWMRALQEVGRSKRGGAFHWGMRYALDRRTHAGKVCYLAAAVPGIITYYGSTLGRALLHQHVPLLHSLYCNHVVPTLIAKATR
- the LOC124172587 gene encoding uncharacterized protein LOC124172587 isoform X1, encoding MSVNGADRVAKEFVEERLFAGLVTGSFLQHKELLDMLEDVDASGVRQKTLLHVGVSLGKADCVEELLARGAKPELTDDNQVDALSLAEEMARRFPEDMERSEVLKLVSLVHRRDQVIRRHLQSSFSTSATYPTPVATPDKDIASLKSSVDALRNEMKFLLRQLTFSLKGLKAQVCGRDELLQCLEEAITSTAEHVTSIKFGLGEETAVIALPSDAAKARQECVNAMLCRTTIVYGDGVDTMRTYYERLYDEDEITKCIMKYLSGHDRVKIVVDCESNDIGRMKYKFADLGGTQWYGTVWRSFCDLETETVYFGAKVCSGSSDKSVCTYLAWALSKLSLKLVFGNEALPYGQSDADCECEWMRALQEVGRSKRGGAFHWGMRYALDRRTHAGKVCYLAAAVPGIITYYGSTLGRALLHQHVPLLHSLYCNHVVPTLIAKATFSTG